In one Pseudomonas sp. Bout1 genomic region, the following are encoded:
- a CDS encoding MaoC family dehydratase has product MPSVPVAQLKDYVGKELGRSAWLTIDQARINLFAEATGDFQFIHVDPVKAAQTPFGGTIAHGFLSLSLIPKLIEDILIMPEGLKMAVNYGLDSVRFIQPVKVDSRVRLAVTLTDATEKKPGQWLLKATCTLEIDGQEKPAYIAESLSLCFV; this is encoded by the coding sequence ATGCCCTCAGTACCCGTAGCGCAACTCAAGGATTATGTCGGCAAGGAACTGGGACGTTCCGCATGGCTCACTATCGATCAGGCACGCATCAACCTGTTCGCCGAGGCCACCGGCGATTTTCAGTTCATCCATGTCGACCCGGTTAAAGCCGCCCAGACACCGTTCGGCGGCACCATTGCCCACGGTTTCCTGTCGCTGTCGCTGATACCCAAGTTGATCGAAGACATCCTGATCATGCCCGAAGGCCTGAAGATGGCGGTCAACTATGGCCTGGACAGCGTACGCTTCATCCAGCCGGTGAAGGTCGATTCCAGGGTGCGGCTGGCCGTGACCCTGACCGACGCCACCGAGAAGAAGCCCGGGCAATGGTTGCTCAAGGCCACCTGCACCCTGGAAATCGATGGCCAGGAAAAGCCTGCCTATATAGCCGAGTCGCTGTCACTCTGCTTCGTCTGA